A portion of the Desulfopila inferna genome contains these proteins:
- the argJ gene encoding bifunctional glutamate N-acetyltransferase/amino-acid acetyltransferase ArgJ, with the protein MKIEGFSTSAVAAGVKYKDRLDIGLIYAEEPAVTAGVFTTNQVIAAPLVLDMERLKQGRAQAILVNSGCANACTGKQGMQASVETSRMVAEHLHIKEEMVQVSSTGVIGVQLNTDVFRRAMPELIAGLGPDNFEKVAEAIMTTDTMKKTVYRTVEIGGKQINFMAMAKGSGMIMPNMATMLAFVLTDAQIGYVELNDALRKAVDTSFNRITVDGDTSTNDMVLIMANGKADNPWIEEIDSPEHRKFIAGLSEILKELALMIVADGEGATKAITIRICGAKETEDAVRVGRTIANSNLVKTAFFGEDANWGRIFAAMGRSGVRFNPEAVDIYFDDVLIVKNGLAVGGDAEAEADRVLKKRDIRVTVDMKDGSVCEEIYTCDFSLDYVRINADYRT; encoded by the coding sequence ATGAAAATTGAGGGATTTTCGACTTCTGCGGTGGCTGCCGGTGTGAAGTATAAAGATAGACTGGATATTGGTCTGATCTATGCGGAGGAGCCGGCAGTGACAGCCGGTGTATTTACTACAAATCAGGTTATTGCCGCCCCGCTTGTCCTGGACATGGAAAGACTGAAACAGGGACGGGCGCAGGCAATTCTGGTCAACAGCGGCTGCGCTAATGCCTGCACGGGAAAGCAGGGGATGCAGGCCTCGGTTGAGACGAGCAGAATGGTTGCGGAGCATCTGCATATAAAAGAAGAAATGGTACAGGTATCCTCAACAGGAGTCATAGGCGTCCAACTGAATACCGATGTTTTCAGAAGAGCGATGCCGGAGCTGATAGCAGGACTCGGCCCCGATAACTTTGAAAAAGTGGCCGAAGCGATCATGACTACCGACACCATGAAGAAGACGGTGTACCGCACCGTAGAGATCGGCGGCAAACAGATCAATTTCATGGCCATGGCCAAAGGCTCCGGGATGATTATGCCGAACATGGCTACCATGCTAGCCTTTGTCCTGACCGATGCGCAGATAGGATATGTCGAACTGAATGATGCTCTGCGGAAAGCCGTGGATACCAGCTTTAATCGCATCACGGTGGATGGAGATACCAGCACCAATGATATGGTGCTGATCATGGCCAACGGCAAAGCCGATAATCCCTGGATTGAGGAAATCGACAGCCCGGAACACCGGAAATTCATAGCAGGTCTGTCGGAAATTCTCAAGGAACTGGCGTTGATGATCGTGGCCGACGGTGAAGGAGCGACCAAGGCGATCACTATCAGGATATGCGGGGCAAAAGAGACGGAAGACGCCGTTCGGGTGGGGCGCACAATTGCCAACTCCAATCTGGTGAAGACGGCATTCTTTGGTGAAGACGCAAACTGGGGCAGAATTTTTGCGGCAATGGGACGCTCCGGAGTCAGATTCAATCCAGAAGCGGTGGATATTTATTTCGACGATGTATTGATCGTCAAAAACGGGCTGGCAGTGGGCGGGGATGCTGAAGCGGAGGCCGACCGTGTACTGAAGAAAAGAGATATCCGTGTCACAGTCGATATGAAGGACGGCAGTGTCTGTGAGGAAATCTATACTTGCGATTTTTCGTTGGATTATGTGCGGATAAATGCAGATTACAGGACCTAG
- a CDS encoding valine--pyruvate transaminase, protein MDYSKFGNKFNQDAGILSLMKDMGEATANGADDLIMMGGGNPGHIPAFQEKMQRRLQDIAADDELCRKLLGMYCAPQGEGDFLTSLAALLRREYGWRIGAENICLTNGSQSGFFLLLNMFAGEFDGGRKKKIRLPLAPEYIGYADIGLSSDFFVATRPKIDRLEEHLFKYRVDFSEITIGEETGAVCVSRPTNPTGNVVTDQEIDGLDQLARDAGVPLIIDSAYGVPFPGIVFSQATPRWNENIILCLSLSKLGLPAVRTGIIIASEEVIQVISGMNAVISLAPTGFGAFLTQQLVDTSEILELSNTVIRPFYQEKALAAVRKFDQELAGTPYKIHKPEGAIFLWLWFENLPISSKELYQRLKKRGVLIISGHYFFPGLENDDWSHKNECIRVNYSQDDALVRRGIEIIGEEVKKAYMAG, encoded by the coding sequence ATGGATTATTCAAAATTCGGAAATAAATTCAATCAGGATGCCGGCATTCTTTCATTGATGAAGGATATGGGCGAGGCGACGGCAAACGGTGCAGACGACCTGATCATGATGGGCGGCGGTAATCCCGGCCATATTCCAGCCTTTCAGGAAAAGATGCAGCGGCGGCTGCAGGATATTGCCGCCGACGATGAGCTGTGCAGGAAACTTTTGGGGATGTACTGTGCCCCGCAGGGGGAAGGTGATTTCCTGACCAGCCTTGCCGCCCTGCTCCGCCGGGAATACGGCTGGCGGATCGGCGCAGAGAATATCTGTCTTACCAACGGCAGCCAGTCCGGTTTTTTCCTGCTCCTCAATATGTTTGCCGGTGAGTTCGACGGTGGCCGCAAAAAAAAGATACGACTGCCGCTGGCTCCCGAGTATATCGGCTATGCCGACATTGGTTTGAGTTCGGACTTTTTCGTGGCAACTCGTCCTAAAATTGATCGTCTGGAAGAACATCTCTTCAAATACAGGGTCGATTTCAGTGAAATCACCATAGGCGAGGAAACAGGGGCGGTCTGTGTGTCCCGGCCGACCAATCCTACCGGAAATGTTGTTACAGACCAGGAAATAGACGGGCTCGATCAGCTGGCCAGAGATGCGGGAGTTCCCCTCATAATCGACAGCGCCTATGGAGTTCCGTTTCCCGGTATAGTTTTCTCCCAGGCAACACCTCGATGGAATGAAAATATCATTCTCTGTCTTTCCCTGTCCAAGCTCGGCTTGCCGGCAGTACGCACGGGTATAATCATCGCCAGTGAAGAGGTTATCCAGGTCATTTCGGGAATGAACGCGGTGATATCGCTGGCGCCGACAGGTTTTGGGGCCTTTCTCACTCAGCAGCTGGTTGATACCTCGGAAATCCTTGAACTCAGCAACACGGTTATCCGTCCATTTTATCAGGAAAAGGCGCTGGCAGCCGTAAGGAAATTCGACCAGGAATTGGCTGGAACCCCTTACAAAATCCATAAGCCGGAAGGTGCAATCTTCCTCTGGCTCTGGTTTGAGAACCTGCCGATTTCCTCAAAAGAACTTTACCAGCGCTTGAAGAAAAGAGGAGTACTGATCATAAGCGGCCATTATTTCTTTCCAGGCCTGGAAAATGATGACTGGTCTCATAAAAATGAATGCATCCGGGTCAATTACTCTCAGGATGATGCCCTGGTGCGGAGAGGTATCGAAATAATCGGTGAAGAGGTCAAAAAGGCATACATGGCGGGCTGA
- a CDS encoding MORN repeat-containing protein, whose protein sequence is MKKYSGILFALIIGYSFPAYAEQCLEGDCINGSGTLLHEDGRKYTGTFKNGIINGSGTLHFPDGAVYEGEMKNGKMEGEGVLTGADGRRYQGEFRENVIHGKGTLSYNDGTRYVGEFSYGRYNGKGIFSFPDGREYKGDFRNSIIQGRGKLTYKDGTWFEGEFRNGRPGGKGEQIYPDGSRYKGEFHNSLRHGQGEYSSATGDTYEGFFENDLYDGEGTLVSSDGRKYTGGFSKGKFQGSGKMEYPDSSRYRGEFADGVKSGKGEMDYSDGSRYQGDFKDDMRHGKGRYVFENGDIYEGDFRDDRIEGLGVLTNPKGEVVYTGYFENGEPLAEAAGQTFSSQETITQEVADVASESEVPPMDLVVADGLLISPDAPSVPYSGTAVYTFSNGAKYRGAVEDGVIRGMGEIVFSNGDSYTGEFEEGEPHGRGKYFYQDGRKYEGEFVMGVKEGEGFFNYPDSSRYSGAFRDDQFHGEGNYVFHDGSRYNGEFNMGSFSGNGKLIYSDGSTYDGDFNNDLPHGFGVLKSSDGSVYAGEFVEGRRNGHGKLTLANGAVYEGIFKNDELLSAQ, encoded by the coding sequence ATGAAAAAATACAGCGGCATCCTGTTTGCTTTGATCATTGGTTATTCCTTCCCGGCATATGCGGAACAGTGTCTTGAGGGGGACTGCATAAACGGCAGCGGCACCCTTCTCCATGAGGATGGCAGAAAATATACCGGCACCTTTAAAAATGGTATTATAAACGGTAGTGGTACATTGCATTTTCCTGACGGCGCTGTCTATGAAGGCGAGATGAAAAATGGTAAAATGGAGGGTGAGGGTGTTCTCACGGGGGCGGATGGCAGACGGTACCAGGGAGAGTTCAGGGAGAATGTCATCCATGGAAAAGGGACTCTCAGCTACAATGACGGTACCCGGTATGTTGGTGAATTCTCATATGGGCGGTACAACGGCAAGGGCATTTTTTCCTTCCCCGACGGCAGGGAATACAAAGGCGATTTCAGAAACTCCATTATTCAGGGGCGAGGCAAACTGACCTATAAGGACGGCACCTGGTTTGAGGGTGAGTTTCGTAACGGCAGACCGGGCGGCAAGGGAGAACAAATTTATCCCGACGGCAGCCGCTATAAGGGTGAGTTTCACAACAGTCTGCGCCATGGCCAGGGAGAATACAGCTCCGCCACTGGTGACACCTATGAAGGCTTCTTCGAAAACGATCTATATGACGGTGAAGGCACGCTGGTTTCCAGCGATGGCCGCAAATATACAGGAGGATTCAGCAAAGGAAAATTTCAGGGCAGCGGCAAGATGGAATATCCCGACAGCAGCCGCTACCGTGGAGAATTTGCCGATGGTGTAAAAAGCGGCAAGGGAGAGATGGATTACAGTGATGGTTCGCGATATCAAGGTGATTTCAAAGACGATATGCGTCATGGCAAAGGTCGGTATGTTTTCGAAAATGGCGATATTTACGAGGGAGATTTTCGTGATGACAGGATTGAAGGTCTTGGGGTTTTGACCAACCCGAAGGGAGAGGTTGTGTATACCGGCTATTTCGAGAATGGTGAACCTCTTGCGGAGGCTGCCGGCCAGACCTTTTCTTCTCAGGAGACCATCACCCAGGAGGTGGCTGATGTTGCCAGCGAATCAGAGGTGCCGCCGATGGATCTTGTCGTTGCCGACGGCCTGCTGATCTCTCCGGATGCACCGTCAGTTCCCTATTCGGGAACGGCTGTCTACACTTTTTCCAATGGAGCGAAATATAGAGGAGCCGTTGAGGATGGCGTGATCAGGGGGATGGGGGAGATAGTTTTCAGTAATGGTGACAGCTATACCGGCGAGTTTGAGGAAGGAGAGCCGCACGGCAGGGGAAAATATTTTTACCAGGATGGCCGAAAGTACGAGGGTGAATTCGTCATGGGAGTGAAAGAAGGTGAGGGATTTTTCAACTATCCTGATTCCAGTCGGTATTCCGGAGCATTTCGGGATGACCAGTTCCATGGAGAAGGTAATTATGTTTTCCACGACGGCAGCAGGTACAACGGAGAGTTCAACATGGGCAGCTTCAGCGGCAACGGAAAGCTGATCTACAGCGACGGCTCCACCTATGACGGTGATTTCAACAATGATCTTCCCCATGGTTTCGGAGTGCTCAAGTCTTCTGACGGAAGTGTTTACGCCGGAGAGTTTGTCGAAGGAAGAAGAAATGGTCATGGGAAGTTGACCCTGGCCAACGGCGCCGTATATGAGGGAATCTTTAAAAATGATGAGTTGCTTTCTGCGCAATGA
- a CDS encoding DUF4177 domain-containing protein, with product MRWCYKTVHYDLKKAGFLGSSFLDEAEVEQSLNEYGQSGWELVSITETQDGLIAIFKQPLDPVEEPVRLGRAIREDDPFESDVDEIITEKDIITEDVFEEDLLEETERKDEDVSKKDDDNGLHSIRIE from the coding sequence ATGCGGTGGTGCTATAAAACAGTCCATTACGATTTGAAAAAGGCGGGATTTCTCGGCAGTTCCTTTCTGGACGAAGCCGAGGTTGAGCAATCTTTAAACGAATATGGCCAGTCCGGTTGGGAACTTGTCTCTATTACTGAAACCCAGGACGGACTGATTGCGATTTTTAAACAACCGCTTGATCCTGTGGAGGAACCTGTGCGGCTGGGCAGGGCAATCCGGGAGGATGACCCATTTGAAAGTGATGTAGATGAGATAATTACTGAAAAAGATATCATTACGGAAGATGTATTTGAAGAGGATTTACTTGAAGAAACAGAACGGAAGGACGAGGATGTCTCAAAGAAGGACGATGATAATGGGCTGCACTCAATCCGTATCGAATAA
- a CDS encoding M20 metallopeptidase family protein, protein MFNSTNSVLFPVSPKLREWILDIRRHIHAHPELSFEEFETAKYIQDKLREHGIVSEGGIAGTGVAAYLPGPPERRQSVALRADMDALPVIEETNLPFASENHGVMHACGHDGHVAMLLGAAVLLAEKKLPGPVKLLFQPAEENGNGAQRCIEAGILEDVEAIFSGHIDTHHPLGTITADEGIICAWADSFIIRLRGRSGHAARPHEAVDPVVAAANLVLAVQTLISRGVDPNKAAVITIGCLQAGCAQNIIAGDALLKGTIRSTHCRTREVAMEGLLRVTESIGRMYQVEVSLDFNDGIPAVVNDSRSVEIARVAASRTEGVLAAVSQGDASLGAEDFACYQQKIPGCMVRFGASGRKKAGVAHNGSFDFDEDVLAIGASWYANAAWHWLSCKYGTDFTRS, encoded by the coding sequence ATGTTTAATAGTACTAATTCTGTCCTGTTCCCGGTCAGCCCGAAGTTGAGAGAATGGATTCTGGACATCCGCAGGCACATTCATGCCCATCCGGAATTGAGCTTCGAGGAGTTCGAAACTGCAAAATATATTCAGGACAAGCTCCGGGAGCATGGTATTGTAAGCGAGGGCGGTATTGCCGGAACCGGTGTGGCAGCTTATCTTCCGGGCCCTCCAGAGAGGCGGCAGAGCGTGGCTTTACGGGCGGATATGGATGCCTTGCCCGTTATCGAGGAAACCAATCTCCCTTTTGCCTCGGAGAATCATGGGGTCATGCACGCCTGCGGTCATGACGGCCATGTGGCGATGCTTCTGGGTGCTGCCGTTCTGCTCGCCGAAAAGAAACTGCCGGGACCGGTCAAACTTCTTTTTCAACCTGCTGAGGAAAACGGCAATGGCGCGCAGCGCTGCATTGAAGCCGGAATACTTGAGGATGTCGAAGCAATTTTTTCAGGTCACATCGATACACATCATCCACTCGGCACCATCACCGCCGATGAAGGTATTATTTGCGCCTGGGCCGATTCCTTCATAATTCGGCTGCGCGGAAGAAGCGGACATGCTGCCCGACCGCATGAGGCCGTAGACCCAGTCGTTGCCGCGGCAAATCTTGTCCTTGCCGTACAAACCTTGATTTCCCGGGGTGTTGATCCAAATAAGGCGGCGGTAATCACCATTGGCTGCCTTCAGGCGGGCTGCGCCCAGAATATCATAGCGGGGGATGCTCTCCTTAAAGGGACAATCAGGTCGACACATTGCCGGACCCGCGAGGTCGCCATGGAAGGTCTGCTTCGCGTCACCGAGTCAATAGGCCGTATGTATCAGGTTGAGGTCTCTCTGGACTTCAATGACGGTATTCCCGCGGTTGTGAATGATTCAAGGTCTGTCGAGATCGCCAGGGTTGCCGCCTCCCGAACAGAGGGTGTGCTGGCTGCCGTCAGCCAAGGCGATGCCAGTCTCGGCGCCGAGGATTTTGCCTGTTATCAGCAGAAAATTCCAGGGTGTATGGTTCGTTTCGGAGCCTCCGGCAGGAAAAAAGCCGGGGTAGCTCACAACGGCTCATTTGATTTTGACGAGGATGTGCTGGCTATCGGTGCGTCGTGGTATGCCAATGCAGCCTGGCACTGGCTGAGCTGCAAGTATGGTACTGACTTTACGAGATCATGA
- a CDS encoding gamma-glutamyltransferase family protein has translation MMYDKAIAASGHQLVSEAAAAILREGGNAFDAVAAAGFASTVVEPALNSLGGGGFLLGHSVGKGQNLFFDFFVDTPGLGSSRNGRPHFFPVTVQFSGAPQQFNIGLDSVAVPGIVKGLLHLHKRLGRMDLKDVISPAVEYARGHTVNSFQADFLRLLKPIWTQTPTGRALCGTGNYIRQGDRLVNHELADFLLLLVEDGGESFYRGDIASALIAEMQKKNSLLTREDLANYAVVERKPINVGYRDFQLYTAPLPSMGGTLIALSLSLYSACDKPDYEWGSGEHLRHTFLIMQEVERLRRAGITSPEALQSYVDSGFPESRKNLRLFSGGTTHISISDRKGNCAAMTCSNGEGSGFFVPGTGIMLNNMMGEDDLHPQGFHASPPGQRVCSMMSPSLLVSGDQVKLVIGSGGSKRIRTAITQVLDQVVDFGRGLEQAVSAPRMYLDEECLQIEPGFAREALESLDTRLNIWNVLDVYFGGVHAVIPGCEGAGDPRRGGYVIEV, from the coding sequence ATGATGTATGACAAGGCCATAGCAGCTTCAGGTCATCAACTCGTCAGTGAGGCAGCTGCGGCGATTTTACGGGAAGGCGGCAACGCTTTCGATGCCGTGGCGGCTGCAGGATTTGCCTCGACGGTTGTCGAGCCCGCCTTGAACAGCCTGGGCGGGGGCGGCTTCCTTCTAGGCCATAGCGTCGGAAAGGGGCAGAACCTTTTCTTTGATTTTTTTGTCGATACTCCCGGCCTTGGCAGTAGCAGGAACGGCCGTCCGCACTTTTTTCCGGTAACCGTGCAGTTCAGCGGAGCGCCACAACAATTCAACATCGGCCTGGATTCCGTGGCGGTTCCCGGAATCGTCAAGGGGCTGCTTCACCTGCACAAGCGGCTCGGCCGCATGGATTTAAAGGATGTCATAAGTCCGGCTGTTGAATATGCCCGAGGACATACGGTAAACAGTTTTCAAGCCGATTTTTTGCGCCTGCTCAAGCCCATCTGGACGCAAACTCCGACCGGCAGAGCTCTCTGTGGCACGGGAAACTATATCAGGCAGGGAGATCGCCTGGTAAACCATGAACTTGCCGATTTTTTACTGCTTCTTGTTGAAGATGGCGGCGAGAGTTTTTACAGGGGTGATATTGCCTCCGCTCTGATCGCCGAAATGCAGAAAAAAAACAGCCTGTTGACCAGAGAAGATCTGGCCAATTATGCAGTTGTGGAGCGCAAGCCCATCAATGTCGGCTATCGGGATTTTCAACTGTATACAGCTCCTCTACCTTCAATGGGAGGAACGCTGATAGCCCTGTCACTTTCGCTTTACTCCGCCTGTGATAAACCTGATTATGAATGGGGTAGCGGTGAGCACCTGCGCCACACATTTTTAATCATGCAGGAGGTCGAGCGACTGCGCAGGGCCGGCATAACCAGTCCTGAAGCTTTACAATCGTATGTTGATTCCGGATTTCCGGAAAGTCGGAAGAATCTGCGGCTGTTTTCCGGAGGGACAACACATATCAGCATATCCGACAGAAAAGGCAACTGTGCCGCGATGACTTGTTCCAATGGTGAAGGCTCCGGCTTCTTTGTTCCGGGAACCGGGATTATGCTGAACAATATGATGGGAGAGGACGACCTGCACCCCCAGGGATTTCATGCTTCACCGCCGGGACAGAGAGTTTGTTCGATGATGTCCCCGTCTTTACTGGTCAGCGGAGATCAGGTCAAACTGGTGATCGGCAGCGGTGGTTCGAAACGCATACGTACGGCTATCACTCAGGTCCTGGATCAGGTCGTGGACTTTGGCCGGGGACTTGAACAGGCTGTTTCCGCGCCGCGGATGTATCTCGATGAAGAGTGTCTGCAGATAGAACCCGGGTTTGCCCGGGAGGCTCTGGAATCGCTCGATACCCGGCTGAATATCTGGAATGTTCTCGATGTCTACTTTGGCGGAGTGCACGCTGTTATTCCAGGATGTGAAGGCGCCGGAGATCCCCGCCGGGGCGGGTATGTCATTGAGGTTTAG